Proteins encoded by one window of Candidatus Poribacteria bacterium:
- a CDS encoding type I restriction enzyme HsdR N-terminal domain-containing protein has translation MRNLETVWCCQHSRSQPRYPRFTLCPECRPEAPHEAIVVEAVVNYFSKPEFREFFIETEREIQIGSDTRRPDVVLMDSKGSFTAIVECKKSGIVSYGRGQLKSYLCATDTQFGVFANSIYPYDWEFCENLRGNRFRDIKREQFETEVGVERSIEQITPEENKFKSDWPTRAGFARRREKAKRANRQDV, from the coding sequence ATGAGAAACTTAGAAACAGTATGGTGCTGCCAGCACTCGCGTTCTCAACCTCGTTATCCGCGCTTCACATTGTGTCCTGAATGTCGTCCGGAAGCACCACATGAAGCCATAGTCGTAGAAGCAGTTGTCAACTATTTCTCCAAACCTGAGTTTCGGGAATTTTTTATTGAAACAGAACGTGAAATTCAGATAGGTTCTGACACTCGCCGACCAGATGTCGTACTTATGGACAGCAAAGGAAGTTTCACTGCGATTGTAGAGTGCAAGAAGAGCGGAATTGTATCTTATGGTCGTGGGCAGTTGAAGTCCTATCTCTGTGCAACGGATACACAATTTGGTGTTTTTGCTAATAGTATATATCCCTACGATTGGGAATTTTGTGAGAATTTGAGGGGGAACCGGTTCAGAGACATTAAGCGAGAGCAATTTGAGACAGAGGTTGGTGTAGAACGGTCAATAGAACAGATAACCCCAGAAGAAAACAAATTCAAAAGTGACTGGCCAACTCGAGCTGGATTTGCAAGGAGGCGAGAGAAGGCTAAACGCGCAAATCGGCAAGATGTATAA
- a CDS encoding exodeoxyribonuclease VII large subunit produces the protein MNGKIALFSSFSQYQILVNTVAEFESISRQGIQPISVSKITTNLQSIIETADSLRNMHVQGEISDTHSQDGIPDIHLELCDDAGKATAGLPTIKCVSTDVELPQVNLGNEVCLRGKVSIYPQKSLYQVDIGSMELVPSRDRKARCQCSGCEQCLPLLGNNHRCNRSPNPLLCPKCYAVNPNSENEVVEAVDLYFSSKKFQGFSTKKECEIQFGSREGKADVVLVDRNESFAAIVECKGTGFVGRGIEQLKSYLCATDTRFGIFANMTDPKQWKFYENRQRNRFDPITRDQFEDGVVKSVIFRKRFKDEIKSLESSRNQLKSEIGDLKTKKTEVTTDVRQESLKLDALKQAIESDRAHNQDLKSIQKHLSDEIGQLRADKAGLETEIGELEEKERGLHASRKQWKEKIQQFEIFLLDMKGDLLDSEPSPQSEDNVDPQKTRGEKKQSFMRRLKNLLSKENE, from the coding sequence GTGAACGGGAAAATTGCGCTTTTTTCCTCATTTAGTCAATATCAGATTCTCGTTAACACCGTAGCAGAGTTTGAATCCATCAGTAGGCAAGGAATCCAACCGATTAGCGTAAGTAAAATAACGACAAACCTACAAAGTATAATTGAAACTGCTGATTCACTTAGAAACATGCATGTACAAGGTGAAATCTCTGATACACATTCGCAAGATGGAATCCCTGATATACATTTGGAACTTTGCGACGATGCAGGTAAAGCGACAGCTGGTCTGCCAACAATTAAATGTGTTTCCACAGATGTCGAATTGCCACAAGTGAATTTAGGAAACGAAGTATGCTTACGAGGAAAAGTTAGCATTTATCCTCAAAAGAGCCTGTATCAGGTTGATATTGGCTCAATGGAGTTAGTCCCTTCTAGAGATAGAAAAGCACGGTGCCAGTGCTCCGGTTGTGAGCAATGTTTACCCTTATTGGGAAATAACCATCGGTGTAATCGCTCTCCCAATCCGCTCCTGTGTCCCAAGTGTTATGCAGTCAACCCAAATTCCGAAAATGAAGTGGTAGAGGCCGTTGACCTTTATTTTTCTTCAAAAAAGTTCCAAGGATTTTCTACAAAGAAAGAATGTGAGATTCAGTTTGGTTCTCGCGAAGGTAAAGCCGACGTTGTGCTGGTTGATAGGAACGAAAGTTTCGCAGCGATTGTGGAGTGCAAGGGTACTGGATTTGTAGGTCGCGGAATTGAACAGTTGAAGTCTTACCTCTGTGCAACCGATACACGCTTTGGAATTTTTGCAAATATGACAGATCCCAAACAGTGGAAATTTTATGAGAATCGGCAACGAAACCGATTTGATCCCATTACGCGCGATCAATTTGAGGATGGGGTTGTCAAAAGCGTAATCTTTCGTAAACGATTTAAGGATGAAATCAAATCCTTAGAATCCAGTCGTAACCAGTTGAAAAGCGAAATTGGCGATTTGAAAACTAAAAAAACTGAGGTCACGACAGACGTTAGGCAGGAAAGTCTAAAACTAGATGCCCTGAAACAGGCGATAGAATCCGATAGAGCGCACAACCAAGACTTGAAATCTATTCAGAAACATCTGAGCGACGAAATTGGTCAGTTAAGAGCAGATAAAGCCGGATTGGAAACTGAAATTGGTGAACTTGAGGAAAAAGAGCGCGGACTGCATGCTTCGCGCAAACAGTGGAAGGAGAAAATTCAGCAGTTTGAAATATTCCTCTTGGACATGAAAGGCGATCTATTAGACTCGGAACCGTCCCCACAGTCTGAAGACAACGTTGATCCACAGAAAACTCGTGGAGAAAAAAAACAGAGCTTCATGAGAAGACTCAAAAACCTACTTTCAAAGGAGAACGAATGA
- a CDS encoding pyridoxal phosphate-dependent aminotransferase, producing MSLSQRSQNVTPSSTLAITAKINALIADGVDVVKFGAGEPDFDTPDYIKDAAIAALNDGFTKYTPVPGTPELREAITEKFKRDNGLSYSPSEVIVSCGAKHTIYNIFQAICDPGDEVIFAAPYWVSYPEQIKLAGAVPRVIETTPAQNFCMAPDQVEAAITSKAKAILVNSPSNPTGTTYDLETLKAIADLAVKHQIYLISDEIYEALLYDGATHQSPASFNEETKAITFVVNGVSKAYSMTGWRIGYTAGPEDAISAMSRIQSHSTSNPTSIAQKAAVVALNERQDAVEEMRKAFEERRDVICQRFDDIDGISYARPQGAFYIFPDFSEHYGRTIDGQKIESSMDITDYLLNSAGVGVVPGDGFGADNHLRLSFATSLTEINRGLDRIKEALK from the coding sequence ATTTCATTATCGCAACGGAGTCAAAACGTAACGCCATCGTCCACTTTGGCGATCACCGCGAAAATCAACGCGTTGATCGCTGATGGCGTAGATGTCGTCAAATTCGGTGCAGGCGAACCCGATTTTGACACACCCGATTATATCAAAGACGCTGCAATCGCTGCACTCAACGACGGGTTTACAAAATATACCCCTGTCCCCGGCACACCGGAACTTCGAGAGGCAATCACCGAGAAGTTCAAACGCGACAATGGGTTAAGTTACAGCCCATCCGAGGTCATCGTCTCCTGCGGTGCTAAGCATACCATCTATAACATCTTTCAAGCGATCTGTGATCCGGGCGATGAAGTCATTTTCGCCGCACCGTATTGGGTAAGTTATCCAGAACAGATTAAACTTGCAGGGGCAGTGCCGCGCGTCATTGAGACAACGCCAGCGCAAAACTTCTGCATGGCACCCGATCAAGTCGAAGCAGCGATAACCTCAAAGGCAAAGGCAATCCTCGTTAACAGTCCGAGCAACCCGACTGGCACAACCTACGATCTGGAAACACTCAAGGCAATCGCCGATCTTGCTGTCAAACACCAAATCTACCTCATCTCCGATGAAATTTATGAGGCACTCCTCTACGACGGTGCGACGCATCAGAGTCCGGCCTCCTTTAACGAGGAGACGAAAGCGATTACCTTTGTTGTCAACGGTGTTTCTAAAGCCTACTCGATGACAGGATGGCGGATTGGGTATACCGCCGGTCCCGAGGATGCGATCTCAGCAATGTCGCGTATCCAATCGCACAGCACCTCAAACCCGACATCCATTGCCCAGAAAGCCGCCGTTGTCGCATTGAACGAACGGCAGGATGCCGTTGAAGAGATGCGAAAAGCGTTTGAGGAACGCCGAGATGTGATCTGTCAACGTTTTGACGATATTGATGGGATTAGTTATGCCAGACCGCAGGGCGCGTTCTACATCTTCCCCGATTTTTCTGAACACTACGGTAGGACAATCGATGGGCAAAAGATCGAGAGTTCAATGGATATAACCGACTATCTGCTCAATTCAGCAGGTGTTGGTGTTGTACCGGGCGATGGTTTCGGTGCCGACAATCATTTGCGTCTCTCCTTCGCCACATCGTTGACGGAGATTAATCGCGGTTTAGATCGGATTAAAGAAGCGTTGAAATAA
- a CDS encoding arylsulfatase, which yields MAEQTTPNLVFVITDDQGYGDLGCTGNPVINTPNLDALAAESVQLQNLHVGPTCSPTRAGIMTGHYCNSTGVWHTIGGRSLLRSDEVTMADIFRRNGYKTGMFGKWHLGDNYPFRPHDRGFDEALYHGGGGISQTPDYWGNDYFDDTYFRNGSEQPFDGYCTDVWFQEAMAFIERQAEGGENRPFFCYLSTNAPHGPFRVPDAYGEVYRRKGVEGDRANFWGMITNIDDNMARMRHHLRVLGLEENTILIFMTDNGSAAGCDLDAQQFVRAGYNAGMRGKKGSPYEGGHRVPLFLHWPGGGFTEKHEVHELTANIDLLPTLIDLCDLEVSSNAHFHGTSIAPLLRNETEAWEERVIVTDSQRVENPIKWKDSATMSQQWRLINGTELYDIQADPGQQHDVADEHPEVVVELREHYEAWWKLVSERFDEDCPIVIGTQNEPVTCITTHDWHGEAHAWNQGMIRRGMECNGYWAIEVPEDGEYSFELRRWPLAEDRAITDGIPGEHIDLYNGGKALALTAAKIRIGDQIATITIPPDAKGVTFRLHLTAGQTRMHTEFSDETGELVIGAYYVYAKRVI from the coding sequence GTGGCAGAACAGACGACCCCAAACCTCGTCTTCGTTATCACGGACGACCAAGGATACGGCGATTTAGGATGTACCGGAAACCCCGTTATTAATACACCGAATCTGGACGCGTTAGCAGCAGAAAGCGTGCAACTGCAGAATCTACACGTCGGTCCGACCTGTTCACCAACACGAGCAGGGATTATGACGGGGCATTATTGCAACTCTACAGGTGTCTGGCATACCATCGGCGGACGCTCACTCCTTCGCAGCGACGAAGTCACGATGGCGGATATCTTCCGACGCAACGGCTATAAGACGGGTATGTTCGGGAAATGGCATCTCGGTGACAACTATCCCTTCCGTCCACACGACAGAGGCTTCGACGAAGCACTCTACCACGGCGGCGGCGGTATTAGTCAAACACCGGACTATTGGGGCAACGACTATTTCGACGACACCTATTTCCGCAACGGTTCGGAACAACCTTTTGATGGCTACTGCACCGATGTCTGGTTCCAAGAAGCGATGGCGTTTATTGAGAGGCAGGCTGAAGGTGGTGAGAACCGTCCGTTTTTCTGTTATCTCTCCACCAACGCGCCGCACGGTCCGTTCCGTGTTCCCGATGCTTACGGTGAGGTTTACAGACGGAAGGGTGTAGAAGGCGACCGTGCGAATTTCTGGGGTATGATCACCAATATCGACGACAATATGGCACGGATGCGTCATCATCTCCGAGTTTTGGGGCTTGAGGAAAACACTATCCTCATCTTTATGACCGACAACGGTTCAGCGGCTGGGTGCGACTTGGACGCGCAGCAGTTTGTCAGGGCAGGTTACAATGCGGGGATGCGCGGTAAAAAAGGGTCGCCGTATGAAGGCGGGCATCGCGTGCCGTTGTTCCTGCATTGGCCCGGCGGTGGCTTCACTGAAAAACACGAAGTGCATGAACTCACCGCGAACATTGACCTGCTCCCGACGCTGATAGACCTCTGCGATCTTGAAGTCTCCTCAAATGCGCACTTCCACGGCACCAGCATCGCACCCTTGCTGAGAAACGAAACGGAAGCGTGGGAAGAACGGGTTATCGTCACCGATTCGCAGCGCGTTGAAAATCCGATTAAGTGGAAAGACAGCGCGACGATGTCCCAGCAGTGGCGGCTCATCAACGGCACTGAACTCTACGATATACAGGCGGATCCCGGGCAACAGCACGATGTCGCCGATGAACACCCAGAAGTAGTTGTGGAACTCCGTGAGCATTATGAAGCGTGGTGGAAACTGGTTTCGGAGCGGTTTGATGAGGACTGTCCAATCGTCATCGGGACACAAAACGAACCCGTTACGTGCATCACAACACATGATTGGCACGGTGAAGCACACGCATGGAATCAGGGGATGATTCGCCGAGGCATGGAATGTAACGGCTATTGGGCGATTGAGGTGCCTGAAGATGGGGAATATAGTTTTGAATTGCGTCGGTGGCCCCTCGCTGAAGATAGGGCGATAACGGATGGCATCCCCGGTGAACACATCGATCTCTACAACGGTGGTAAGGCTCTTGCATTAACAGCAGCGAAGATCCGTATCGGGGATCAGATTGCGACAATAACGATTCCACCAGATGCGAAGGGTGTGACGTTTAGGCTCCATCTCACCGCGGGTCAGACACGCATGCACACCGAGTTCTCCGACGAAACCGGTGAGTTGGTAATTGGGGCGTATTACGTGTATGCGAAACGGGTGATTTGA